In Terriglobia bacterium, the DNA window CACGACCGTACAGAGGAAACTGCTGGGCCAGCAGAGTCCGTCCGTGAGCCAGGTGATGATTTCCTCGATCAGCGAGGGCGCTTCCGCCGTGACGGAACGACAGGTAACGGAACTCCTACGCCAGCGTCACAAAATCCAGCCCGGGCAGACGGATGATTTCATGGTGCGGAACATGACGGACATCGCGCAGACCTCGGCGCAGATCACGACGCTGATGACGGTTCTGCTCGGCAGCATCGCGGCGATCTCCCTGCTGGTCGGCGGGATCGGGATCATGAATATCATGCTGGTGTCGGTCACCGAACGAACCCGGGAAATCGGCATCCGCATGGCGGTGGGCGCGCGGCCGAACTATATCCGGCTGCAGTTTCTGACCGAGTCGCTGGTATTGAGCCTGGTCGGCGGCTCGATCGGCGTCGTCATGGGCGGATCCCTTGCGCTCGTCGTCGCGCATTTTTTAGGATGGCCGAGTCTGGTGTCGGCCTTATCGGTTCTGGTCTCGTTTGCATTTGCAACCGCGATCGGCATTTTCTTCGGTTACTACCCGGCGCACAAGGCGGCCGCATTGGATCCGATCGAAGCGCTGCGGTACGAATAGGAGTCTCAGGAATGAAAGCATCGAGAATCGTTGTAACAGTTTTAATCGCTCTCGTAACCGCCGGCGTAGCGGCGCCGGCGCAGGCCCAGATCAGCGGGAATTTCATTAAGGATTTTCTCGCGCGATACAAGTCGCCCCAGCTGGTTTTCCCGTCCGCGCCGGACTCGGCGGCGACGGCCCAGGTGCTCGGCGACCTCACGCTGAACGGCCAGTTGCCGCTGACGATGGGCGAATACGTCAACCTGATACTCCAGAATAATCTCGACATCGGCGTGGACCGGCTATCGCCGCTGTCGTCGATGTACTCGGCTTTGACCAACTACAGACCGTTCGAGCCGTCGATCCACATCAAGACGACCGTGAACCGGAACACCACCCCCGGCATCAGCATCCTGTCCGGCGCCGCCAATCCGAGCACACTGTCGGGTACGTACAACATTGGATTCGCACAG includes these proteins:
- a CDS encoding FtsX-like permease family protein translates to TTVQRKLLGQQSPSVSQVMISSISEGASAVTERQVTELLRQRHKIQPGQTDDFMVRNMTDIAQTSAQITTLMTVLLGSIAAISLLVGGIGIMNIMLVSVTERTREIGIRMAVGARPNYIRLQFLTESLVLSLVGGSIGVVMGGSLALVVAHFLGWPSLVSALSVLVSFAFATAIGIFFGYYPAHKAAALDPIEALRYE